The following proteins are co-located in the Candidatus Binataceae bacterium genome:
- the nuoK gene encoding NADH-quinone oxidoreductase subunit NuoK: MLNAVNLAFISLGSRLGTMDGQAIVFFVLTVAAAEAAVGLAIIISSFRNRETVHADDLTLLRW; encoded by the coding sequence GATGCTTAACGCGGTCAACCTCGCGTTCATCTCGCTCGGAAGTCGGCTCGGGACCATGGACGGGCAGGCAATCGTGTTTTTCGTCCTGACGGTCGCCGCGGCGGAAGCTGCCGTGGGCCTGGCCATTATCATTTCGAGTTTCCGCAATCGCGAAACAGTTCATGCCGACGATTTGACCCTGCTGA